The following proteins come from a genomic window of Enterococcus gilvus ATCC BAA-350:
- a CDS encoding permease prefix domain 1-containing protein has protein sequence MDTIKNYVETLFLEFPNTKEVQRAKQEILTIMEDHYLALIDEGKSEHEAIGQVISEFGSVDELREELEFATREKEPDNGIEEEEMYQYLEHRKRDAKGLSIGISGCLLAVGALLGFSIAGAEMVGMLLFFILLAISVGIIIYNGMQFSKNSKGLNDRYIPVECNKEAQKLKQGYQKSFQVSLVFGVCLCVLSVAPLFFFQIFTYAENGLPFMFFFLALGVFLIVYGSINYASFDKFIKEKYFIADEDELGPNAMQEKYGESARAKYVFQKVYWPLVVIIYFAWSFMLGGWGISWVVFVVAGIFYSVLETVFVKR, from the coding sequence ATGGATACGATAAAAAATTATGTGGAGACATTGTTTCTCGAATTTCCAAATACGAAGGAAGTCCAACGGGCAAAGCAAGAGATTCTCACGATCATGGAAGATCATTATTTAGCGCTGATCGATGAAGGAAAAAGTGAACACGAAGCGATCGGTCAAGTCATCAGTGAATTCGGCTCTGTCGATGAGCTGCGGGAGGAGCTGGAGTTTGCGACTCGGGAGAAAGAACCCGACAACGGTATCGAAGAAGAGGAAATGTACCAGTATTTAGAGCATCGCAAGAGAGACGCCAAAGGTCTGAGCATCGGGATCAGCGGATGTCTGCTCGCGGTGGGCGCTCTTTTGGGATTCAGTATAGCCGGTGCGGAGATGGTGGGGATGCTGCTGTTCTTTATCCTCCTCGCCATCAGTGTCGGTATCATTATCTACAATGGGATGCAATTTTCTAAAAACAGTAAAGGATTGAATGACCGCTACATTCCTGTCGAGTGCAACAAAGAAGCGCAAAAGTTAAAACAAGGCTATCAAAAAAGTTTCCAAGTCAGCTTGGTTTTCGGTGTCTGTCTTTGCGTATTGAGCGTGGCGCCTTTGTTCTTTTTCCAAATCTTTACTTATGCGGAGAACGGGCTGCCCTTCATGTTCTTCTTCTTAGCATTGGGAGTATTCTTGATCGTTTACGGAAGCATCAACTACGCCAGCTTTGATAAATTCATCAAAGAAAAATATTTTATCGCAGACGAAGATGAATTAGGTCCTAACGCGATGCAGGAAAAATACGGGGAATCTGCCCGCGCAAAGTATGTTTTTCAAAAAGTGTATTGGCCGCTAGTGGTGATCATTTATTTTGCTTGGTCCTTCATGCTGGGGGGCTGGGGAATCAGTTGGGTGGTCTTTGTCGTAGCAGGTATTTTTTATAGCGTATTAGAAACAGTTTTTGTGAAGCGGTAA
- a CDS encoding Y-family DNA polymerase, translating to MLSNIYEGEPVRDVFCMDSKSFYASVECIEHGLKPLEDMLVVMSGDRENAGLVLAASPMAKKKLGISNVSRGFEIPNHPDLHVVPPRMTLYIQYHMRIQEIFRQYMAEEDIHTYSIDEQFGDLTHSWKLFGKSSEEVGRMIQQEIIDKIGIYTSLGMGDNPLLAKIAMDNEAKNRDDHFAHWRYQDVPEKIWPLRLSDFCGIGRRMERRYQLMGFYTMGDLAHTDPFILKNHFGVMGMQHYMHAWGIDRSVLSQKDLYPEKEKSIGNSQVLPKNYAHKGDILTVLAEICEQVAQRLRKKEVLGGTLHLGIAYAYFGSGKRGGFHHQVKIPPTNQSKELTQVARTLFEKYWDRSEVRNISITVSSLRPAGSLQLNLFEEPLQTIKEEKIDDVIAQIRNRYKFTSIVRAHSLNEGATAIRRAGLVGGHAGGMEGMD from the coding sequence ATGTTGAGTAACATTTACGAAGGAGAGCCGGTCAGAGATGTTTTTTGCATGGACTCGAAAAGTTTTTATGCCAGTGTGGAGTGTATCGAGCATGGATTGAAGCCATTGGAAGATATGCTCGTCGTGATGAGCGGCGATCGAGAGAATGCGGGTCTTGTGTTAGCGGCGAGCCCGATGGCGAAAAAGAAATTAGGCATCAGCAATGTCAGTCGTGGATTTGAGATTCCCAATCACCCGGACCTGCATGTCGTCCCGCCGCGGATGACGTTGTACATTCAATACCATATGCGTATCCAGGAGATTTTTCGGCAGTACATGGCAGAGGAAGACATTCATACATATAGCATTGATGAACAATTTGGCGATTTGACTCATAGCTGGAAATTATTCGGCAAAAGTTCGGAGGAAGTCGGCAGGATGATCCAACAGGAGATCATTGATAAGATCGGCATCTATACCTCGTTAGGGATGGGAGACAATCCCTTATTGGCAAAGATCGCGATGGACAATGAAGCAAAAAACAGAGACGATCACTTCGCTCATTGGCGGTATCAAGATGTACCGGAAAAGATTTGGCCGCTTCGTCTGAGTGACTTTTGCGGCATCGGTCGGCGGATGGAACGGCGCTATCAACTGATGGGGTTTTATACGATGGGGGACCTTGCCCACACGGATCCGTTTATTTTAAAAAATCATTTTGGTGTGATGGGTATGCAGCATTACATGCATGCATGGGGCATTGATCGTTCGGTCCTTTCACAAAAAGACCTGTACCCTGAGAAGGAAAAATCCATTGGGAATTCCCAAGTGCTGCCTAAGAATTATGCCCATAAAGGGGACATTCTTACGGTATTGGCGGAAATCTGTGAACAGGTCGCACAGCGACTGCGAAAAAAAGAGGTATTGGGCGGCACGCTCCATTTAGGGATTGCTTATGCCTACTTTGGCAGTGGGAAACGAGGCGGGTTCCATCATCAAGTAAAAATCCCTCCTACTAACCAGTCAAAGGAGCTGACGCAAGTCGCGCGGACACTGTTTGAAAAATATTGGGACCGTTCAGAGGTTCGGAACATCTCTATTACAGTCTCATCTTTACGACCGGCTGGGAGTTTGCAGCTGAATCTGTTTGAAGAGCCGCTGCAGACGATCAAAGAGGAGAAGATCGATGATGTCATAGCCCAGATCCGCAACCGTTACAAATTCACGTCGATCGTACGCGCCCACTCATTGAATGAAGGGGCGACCGCGATTCGGCGCGCCGGATTGGTGGGCGGCCATGCTGGCGGAATGGAAGGAATGGATTAA
- a CDS encoding putative ABC transporter permease, whose product MDHLFMTFLVYSVIGWLWESFYCSLKARHYVYRGFLLGPYCPVYGFGVASVLILVPENAGTLLNLYFNIVVIVTIIEFITSWMLEKFFGMKLWDYTKVPLNIEGRVAVPVSLFWGVGCLILMKVINPVIQDGIQEFIDATNHLGPVILAALFAADVASTLIFTLTTKKEVSSVIDTSDPENAAVKEFRLKHLISNHHSSTSREQVLKMIKERPKNLTRRNLNRLAKNYPNMHFKK is encoded by the coding sequence ATGGATCACTTATTTATGACTTTTTTAGTTTACTCAGTGATTGGCTGGCTCTGGGAAAGTTTCTATTGTTCATTGAAAGCGAGGCACTATGTGTATCGAGGCTTTTTACTGGGGCCCTATTGTCCAGTCTATGGCTTCGGCGTCGCTTCCGTACTGATTTTAGTTCCTGAAAACGCGGGGACCCTGTTGAACTTATACTTTAATATTGTTGTGATCGTCACGATTATCGAGTTCATCACGAGCTGGATGTTAGAAAAGTTCTTTGGAATGAAGCTTTGGGATTACACAAAAGTGCCCCTGAATATTGAAGGGCGGGTCGCTGTACCGGTTTCTTTATTTTGGGGTGTCGGCTGTCTGATTCTGATGAAGGTAATCAATCCCGTTATTCAGGATGGAATTCAGGAATTTATTGATGCGACCAACCATTTAGGTCCTGTCATTTTAGCGGCTCTCTTTGCGGCAGATGTTGCTTCGACACTGATCTTCACCCTAACGACAAAAAAGGAAGTATCGTCTGTTATTGATACCTCTGATCCAGAAAATGCCGCGGTGAAGGAATTCCGCTTGAAGCATCTGATAAGCAACCATCACTCCTCTACCAGCAGGGAACAGGTATTGAAAATGATCAAGGAGCGTCCGAAGAATTTAACACGCCGCAACTTGAATCGATTGGCTAAAAACTATCCAAATATGCACTTTAAAAAATAG
- a CDS encoding helix-turn-helix domain-containing protein, translating to MFGLDNRTMLARDIINLLDNSDEALSAEKIQKKLGRSNVITINDVCKHLMYIASNDSGNDDYFVRIETPERGSYQLERQSTNLQSLYKAIFETDLSYLILMTVIQDREFSTHDFCEEHHVSFSTVQRKIKAINKEINPFQVHITCSHRIKFNSDELLIRSFSHLFFWSLHREISNNLFFLDYDHYIKGAERVVAYLEKPYDPLNVRSIALWMKLFSIGIAKKQQLCMSPEKEALMQSFSIPEKPDFLPFWNENDWYALVGIMNVTGIYPFDLVFDEEKLGYFIKAEDLSPETFLECSETYFGPAEAASVATITRLVHRYQLLKVFIEPNTKSELRSITKHILSFTMIKKVNPLYWKNFVAFWKELKETLPISEQSSYLRYSCLMICLEAFPIDSCRPLIKVHLSSDFDVLYEGMLKQLIRSRFNQTYQIQFIEELQAADMILTTTPLNKQVLSEKQKHLITHSQLSEKDLKKLSHLFNELILYR from the coding sequence TTGTTCGGTTTAGACAATAGAACCATGCTGGCGAGAGATATCATCAATCTTTTGGATAACTCAGATGAAGCACTCTCTGCGGAAAAAATCCAAAAAAAGCTTGGCAGAAGTAATGTGATCACGATCAACGATGTGTGTAAGCATTTAATGTACATTGCCAGCAATGACTCTGGAAATGACGATTATTTTGTTAGGATCGAGACGCCTGAAAGAGGCTCTTACCAGTTGGAACGACAAAGCACGAATTTACAAAGCTTGTACAAGGCGATTTTTGAGACGGATCTGTCGTATCTGATTTTAATGACTGTTATTCAGGATCGGGAGTTTTCCACCCACGATTTCTGTGAAGAGCATCATGTCAGCTTTTCTACAGTGCAGAGAAAAATAAAAGCCATCAATAAAGAAATCAATCCTTTCCAAGTACATATTACGTGCTCCCATAGAATAAAATTTAATTCTGATGAGCTGTTGATTCGTTCCTTTTCTCATCTTTTTTTCTGGAGCCTGCATCGAGAAATAAGCAATAATTTGTTCTTTTTAGACTATGATCATTACATAAAAGGAGCTGAAAGGGTCGTCGCTTATTTAGAAAAGCCCTATGATCCTCTCAATGTTCGCTCAATTGCCTTATGGATGAAATTATTTTCTATTGGGATAGCGAAGAAGCAGCAGCTCTGTATGTCTCCTGAAAAAGAAGCGTTGATGCAAAGTTTTTCTATTCCAGAGAAGCCTGATTTTTTACCTTTTTGGAATGAGAACGATTGGTATGCGTTAGTGGGGATTATGAACGTGACAGGGATCTATCCCTTTGACCTGGTATTTGATGAAGAGAAATTAGGTTATTTTATTAAAGCGGAAGATTTGAGTCCAGAGACATTCCTTGAATGTTCAGAAACCTATTTTGGTCCTGCGGAAGCAGCATCTGTTGCGACCATCACACGGTTGGTCCATCGTTATCAGTTGCTAAAGGTATTTATCGAACCGAATACGAAAAGCGAATTGCGTTCGATCACCAAACATATTTTGAGTTTTACGATGATCAAAAAGGTTAATCCGTTATATTGGAAAAACTTTGTCGCCTTTTGGAAAGAGCTTAAAGAAACGCTGCCTATTTCTGAACAATCTTCGTATCTGAGGTATAGCTGTTTGATGATTTGTCTCGAAGCATTCCCGATTGATAGCTGCAGACCACTCATAAAGGTTCATCTTTCCTCTGATTTTGATGTGCTTTATGAAGGGATGCTGAAGCAGTTGATTCGTTCACGATTCAATCAGACGTATCAAATTCAATTTATCGAAGAACTTCAAGCCGCTGATATGATCCTTACGACGACACCGTTAAATAAGCAGGTGTTGTCGGAAAAGCAAAAGCACCTCATCACCCACTCCCAACTGTCTGAAAAGGATTTAAAAAAATTGAGTCATCTGTTCAACGAGTTGATTTTGTACCGTTAG
- the lepB gene encoding signal peptidase I, whose amino-acid sequence MNNKIKEWLPVVIIIVLIFLARMFVFSPVKVEGHSMDPTLHDSQRLITSKISTLKRQDIITTKEPDNQNIYVVKRIIGVPGDRVSMKNNVLTINGEEVPEPYLDDFKEKFKKDKLAEEYSYSTAFQEQAANATSFTNDFDVTVPNNQYFVLGDNRLISKDSRIFGFVDKSLIQGKVVLRFWPLDEFKLF is encoded by the coding sequence ATGAACAATAAAATAAAAGAATGGCTCCCTGTAGTCATTATCATTGTGCTGATTTTTCTAGCCAGAATGTTTGTCTTTTCTCCAGTAAAAGTGGAAGGACATTCGATGGACCCAACGCTTCACGACAGTCAGCGCTTGATCACATCTAAAATATCCACGCTGAAACGTCAAGATATTATTACCACAAAAGAACCGGACAATCAGAATATCTATGTGGTCAAACGAATCATCGGTGTGCCTGGTGACCGTGTTTCGATGAAAAATAACGTCCTGACGATCAATGGCGAAGAAGTGCCTGAGCCTTATCTGGATGACTTTAAAGAAAAATTCAAAAAGGACAAGCTCGCTGAAGAATACTCCTACAGCACAGCCTTCCAAGAACAAGCCGCAAATGCCACCAGCTTTACCAACGATTTTGATGTGACGGTCCCCAACAATCAATATTTTGTTTTAGGGGATAATCGCTTGATTTCTAAAGACAGTCGGATCTTCGGCTTCGTGGACAAATCCTTGATTCAAGGAAAAGTCGTCTTACGCTTTTGGCCGTTAGACGAATTCAAACTATTTTAA
- a CDS encoding pentapeptide repeat-containing protein translates to MRKHDPAAPILPATFSTDFYLEDEAIIEAVHGSEVDYSYLTCENLVIRRSILEKVTMQRGKLTRFEAGNVLFKNCDFSNLEWIGGSFHQVVFENCKLTGCNFAESYLRDCRFKDCVINFGSFSGTNLKHVAFENCQMTDSEFFEVTWKHLFLDTNNLDNSNWMRTKLSDLDLTSNQFSKIAFSMEQLKGLKVNSYQALTIAAGLGLQIQEG, encoded by the coding sequence ATGCGTAAACATGATCCGGCAGCCCCGATTTTACCTGCGACATTTTCAACAGATTTTTATTTAGAAGATGAGGCCATCATCGAAGCGGTCCATGGCAGCGAGGTGGATTATAGTTATTTAACGTGTGAGAACCTTGTTATTCGACGGTCGATTTTAGAAAAGGTTACGATGCAGCGCGGGAAACTGACCCGTTTCGAGGCGGGAAATGTTCTGTTTAAAAATTGCGATTTTTCAAATCTGGAATGGATCGGCGGCAGCTTTCATCAAGTGGTTTTTGAAAACTGCAAACTGACCGGCTGCAACTTTGCAGAAAGCTATTTGCGCGATTGTCGTTTCAAAGATTGTGTGATCAATTTTGGTTCATTTAGCGGGACAAATCTTAAACATGTCGCTTTTGAAAATTGTCAGATGACCGACAGCGAATTTTTTGAAGTCACGTGGAAGCACTTATTTTTGGATACTAATAATCTGGACAACAGCAACTGGATGCGGACGAAATTGTCTGATTTGGATCTGACCTCCAACCAATTCAGCAAGATCGCTTTTTCAATGGAACAACTGAAGGGGCTGAAGGTCAACAGCTACCAAGCATTGACCATCGCCGCAGGTCTAGGCCTGCAGATCCAAGAGGGGTAA
- a CDS encoding MucBP domain-containing protein, translated as MKKNLYVLMASMLVAGPALSFPIQSNAEATAATSSDSIPTPASEPVSSTQASQALPSTPPVSSTTATTQASVPTTASSSTTDAPASTTSDSQSTSTTSTTSSTPETRSADLTTWMPDPVLQQIVAKAVGKTVDTLTKEDMPKLTTLYIQNADSAIATLRGLELATNLDSFYMNANSQISDFSLLAALPKLSQVYLMGANVNDQNVPNFGTGITRLNLSGSSVTDNVYDKITKMTGLLSLTFESNMNITTIKPATALPQLNELRVQFCGITDFTPINQMPALTQLAAFGQNTGRNDPATAINAKELNYDAEKQTVYIPFSMMPNRMTNFDGYVPPFSTSNSASQTYLDFNGTQLASSRLAITDEGITVSGVTQDEFDNLQTFEYNARLNNPVGSYKQPERFTFYAISSGTYLHQFTIQHTAVSPGLTVNYVDEDGDEIAPSQTVEGNVGDPYDVTTETYQPEIPGYLLDQDQLPANVVGTLTAEAQTVTYIYQQNKAVLKTHDSKIYVGDPWTAKDNFDGGTDTWGNPITFEDVTFEDNVDPSKVGQYEVKYTYDRVPNRMWTGDYATATATVTVVDRSKEAQPVTIRYVDPDGKEIHKKKELHGTIGEAFDVSDKKYQPAIPNYTLDNKQLPKNAKGLFSDKAQTVTYVYQPVTTPTTTTSDSSSETTPPSTTTDTSTTTETSSSSQSSGKISDSSSSTSGGNGTPAGTSSTPPSNRGTAKQTDKKLPQTNEKITPAYLLAGLAILSFATGLLIVSRKKVN; from the coding sequence TTGAAAAAGAATCTATATGTTTTAATGGCGAGTATGTTGGTCGCGGGACCAGCGCTAAGTTTCCCTATACAAAGCAATGCCGAAGCAACAGCCGCAACAAGCAGCGACTCTATCCCCACCCCTGCTAGTGAGCCTGTCTCTTCGACGCAAGCGTCACAGGCACTGCCTTCAACGCCGCCAGTGAGCAGCACGACTGCAACCACTCAAGCATCCGTACCAACAACGGCTTCTTCCAGCACAACGGATGCACCAGCCAGCACCACGAGTGATTCTCAGTCGACTTCGACTACAAGCACTACCTCAAGCACTCCTGAGACCCGGTCAGCCGATTTGACTACATGGATGCCGGACCCAGTGTTGCAGCAAATCGTCGCAAAAGCAGTCGGAAAAACGGTCGATACGTTGACCAAAGAAGACATGCCGAAGCTGACAACGCTGTATATTCAAAACGCGGATAGCGCGATCGCAACTCTTAGAGGGCTGGAATTAGCAACAAATCTGGACTCTTTTTATATGAACGCAAACAGTCAGATCAGTGATTTTTCATTGCTTGCTGCACTACCAAAATTAAGCCAAGTATATTTAATGGGTGCCAATGTCAACGATCAGAACGTACCGAATTTTGGAACAGGGATTACCCGTTTGAACCTTTCAGGAAGCAGTGTAACGGACAATGTCTACGATAAAATAACAAAAATGACAGGTCTGTTATCTTTGACCTTTGAGTCTAATATGAACATCACGACGATCAAACCAGCAACTGCCTTGCCTCAATTAAATGAGCTTCGAGTACAATTTTGCGGTATCACGGACTTCACGCCCATCAATCAAATGCCTGCACTGACTCAACTGGCCGCGTTCGGGCAGAATACAGGACGTAACGATCCGGCTACAGCGATCAATGCCAAGGAATTAAATTACGATGCTGAAAAGCAAACGGTCTACATTCCTTTTTCAATGATGCCGAACCGAATGACCAACTTTGATGGCTATGTTCCTCCGTTCAGTACATCAAACAGCGCGAGTCAAACCTATCTTGATTTCAATGGGACGCAACTGGCGAGCAGCCGTTTGGCAATAACAGATGAAGGGATAACCGTATCTGGGGTAACACAGGACGAATTCGATAACTTGCAGACCTTTGAATACAACGCGCGGTTGAACAATCCGGTCGGAAGCTATAAACAGCCGGAGCGCTTTACCTTCTACGCGATTTCATCAGGCACCTATTTGCACCAATTCACGATTCAGCATACTGCTGTTTCTCCTGGATTGACGGTCAACTATGTGGATGAAGACGGCGACGAGATCGCTCCTTCTCAAACAGTCGAAGGCAATGTGGGTGATCCCTACGATGTTACGACGGAAACGTACCAACCAGAGATTCCCGGCTATCTTTTAGATCAAGATCAGCTGCCAGCGAACGTCGTCGGCACATTGACCGCGGAAGCTCAGACAGTCACCTATATTTATCAACAAAATAAGGCGGTCCTGAAAACCCATGATTCTAAAATCTACGTTGGTGATCCATGGACAGCGAAGGACAACTTTGATGGCGGGACTGATACGTGGGGAAATCCTATCACTTTTGAGGACGTGACTTTCGAGGACAATGTCGATCCTTCCAAAGTCGGTCAGTACGAAGTCAAATATACCTATGACCGTGTACCCAATCGGATGTGGACCGGCGATTATGCTACTGCAACGGCAACTGTGACAGTCGTTGACCGCAGCAAAGAAGCTCAACCTGTCACGATCCGCTATGTCGATCCTGATGGAAAAGAGATCCATAAGAAGAAGGAACTTCATGGAACGATCGGTGAAGCCTTCGATGTTTCTGACAAAAAGTACCAACCTGCAATTCCAAACTATACATTGGATAACAAGCAGTTACCGAAAAACGCTAAAGGACTCTTCAGTGACAAAGCGCAGACTGTTACCTATGTGTATCAGCCCGTGACGACACCGACAACCACTACAAGCGACTCGTCTTCAGAGACGACTCCGCCTAGCACCACGACGGACACTAGCACGACAACTGAAACTAGCTCTAGCAGTCAGTCAAGTGGCAAGATTTCTGATTCCAGCAGCAGTACGAGTGGCGGAAATGGGACTCCGGCAGGAACATCCAGCACGCCTCCAAGCAATCGGGGCACGGCAAAACAAACCGATAAAAAACTGCCGCAAACAAACGAAAAAATAACCCCTGCTTATCTTTTAGCTGGGCTTGCCATTCTCAGCTTTGCTACAGGACTACTCATCGTTAGTCGAAAAAAAGTCAACTAA
- a CDS encoding FtsW/RodA/SpoVE family cell cycle protein has protein sequence MMKRKKIDWLLLLPYLGVSLIGLLMVFSASSYRLMAEGQNPLSLFSKQAIFMGLSWLLIAFIYRVKSNVLVKGTLAKGLLAAGLVSLILVKISGVNINGAQRWVSVMGIQFQPSEVTNVALILYLAYYFRVKRTQRELLVPCGLVLLSGLLILLQPKVTGAIIIWGVALVIITTAELPYQLSVMVFATIFAGIVLIGGIILFLGSHHLLPELFAHTYDRIRLVRDPFLDPYGKGFQMSNSYYALYNGGLFGRGLGNSITKKGYLPVAETDFVYSILVEELGMIVGLLVLALLFLIALRLFVLASKEVSQQVSLIYFGVGALILLQTSINIASILGLIPMTGVPLPFISYGGTSYLILSAALGVCLKFSSEVRVNDQTIKQ, from the coding sequence ATGATGAAGAGAAAAAAGATCGATTGGCTGTTATTATTACCCTATTTGGGAGTAAGCCTGATCGGTCTTTTAATGGTTTTTAGCGCAAGTTCCTACCGGCTGATGGCGGAAGGTCAGAATCCACTGTCCTTATTTAGCAAGCAAGCCATTTTTATGGGATTGAGCTGGTTGCTGATCGCCTTCATTTATCGGGTAAAAAGCAATGTATTAGTAAAGGGGACGTTGGCTAAGGGATTGCTGGCAGCAGGGCTTGTCAGTTTGATACTGGTGAAAATCAGCGGAGTGAACATCAACGGTGCCCAACGCTGGGTCTCCGTGATGGGGATTCAGTTTCAGCCTTCAGAGGTAACGAATGTCGCGCTGATTCTTTACTTGGCCTATTATTTCCGAGTAAAACGGACCCAACGGGAGCTGCTGGTTCCTTGCGGGCTGGTACTGCTCAGCGGGTTGTTGATCCTGCTTCAGCCGAAGGTTACCGGAGCGATCATTATCTGGGGTGTTGCATTGGTGATCATCACCACTGCGGAGCTGCCGTATCAATTGTCCGTCATGGTGTTCGCAACGATTTTCGCCGGGATCGTGTTGATCGGCGGCATCATTCTCTTCCTAGGGAGTCACCATTTATTGCCGGAATTGTTCGCCCACACCTATGACCGTATCCGATTGGTGAGAGACCCCTTTTTAGACCCTTACGGAAAAGGATTTCAGATGAGCAACTCCTATTATGCCCTCTACAACGGTGGACTTTTCGGACGAGGGCTGGGAAATAGTATCACGAAAAAAGGCTATCTGCCCGTTGCAGAGACAGATTTCGTGTATTCGATCTTAGTAGAAGAATTGGGAATGATCGTCGGCCTTCTCGTACTCGCGCTGCTCTTTTTGATCGCTTTGAGGTTGTTCGTATTGGCATCAAAAGAGGTCAGCCAGCAAGTCAGTCTGATCTACTTCGGGGTCGGCGCGTTGATTTTGCTGCAAACCAGTATCAACATCGCCAGTATCTTAGGGCTGATCCCTATGACGGGTGTCCCGCTGCCGTTTATCAGCTACGGGGGAACAAGTTATTTGATTTTATCGGCGGCCTTGGGGGTCTGTCTAAAATTTTCTTCGGAGGTTCGAGTCAATGATCAAACGATTAAGCAATGA
- a CDS encoding FtsW/RodA/SpoVE family cell cycle protein, translated as MIKRLSNDCNYSLLLPIFLFYLISVGVQSLAADLDGADVKNVVTKQIVFCLISLAAMGIVSKISTSFLLKYAPVFYVLSLGVMALLYWFYDPAMYAVTGTKRWLRFGGFSFQPSELMKLSFILLMVRLTIVDEMNRKHRTLKTDLRYLGKVLLFSLPTFLLMFMQRDFGTSLVFIAILGALFVISGVHWKILTTITGIGAALGGGLLVLVFSEWGNKLLYFMHFKTYQLDRVRAWVDPFQYRDSIAYQQVQSLYAIGSGGLFGRGAEQASVYVPVRESDMIFTVVGEGFGFFGGTLVIFLYFYLFYQILSAAIKTNNKANLYIAVAFVFGLLFQIFENIGAAIGILPLTGIPLPILSQGGTSLIVLGLGLGIMMGFKEK; from the coding sequence ATGATCAAACGATTAAGCAATGACTGTAATTATTCGCTGCTATTGCCGATTTTCTTGTTCTATTTGATCAGTGTCGGTGTGCAATCGCTGGCGGCTGATCTAGATGGCGCAGATGTGAAAAATGTTGTGACCAAGCAGATTGTTTTTTGCCTGATCTCGCTCGCAGCGATGGGAATAGTCAGTAAAATAAGCACCTCCTTTCTATTGAAGTATGCACCTGTTTTTTATGTCCTTTCCCTTGGCGTAATGGCGCTGCTGTATTGGTTTTATGATCCGGCGATGTACGCTGTGACGGGAACCAAACGCTGGCTGCGATTCGGCGGCTTTTCATTTCAGCCCTCGGAGCTGATGAAGCTGAGTTTTATTTTGCTGATGGTTCGTTTGACGATCGTGGATGAGATGAATCGCAAGCATCGGACATTAAAAACAGATCTGAGGTATCTCGGAAAAGTTCTGCTATTCAGCTTGCCCACATTCTTACTGATGTTTATGCAGCGAGATTTTGGAACGAGTCTGGTGTTTATCGCCATTCTGGGTGCGCTGTTTGTGATTTCTGGTGTTCATTGGAAGATACTGACGACGATTACTGGAATCGGTGCGGCGCTAGGCGGCGGCTTGCTGGTGTTGGTATTTAGCGAGTGGGGAAACAAGCTGCTTTATTTTATGCATTTTAAAACCTATCAATTGGATCGTGTGCGTGCCTGGGTCGATCCTTTTCAATACCGTGACTCGATCGCGTATCAGCAGGTCCAGAGTCTGTATGCGATCGGCTCCGGCGGCTTGTTCGGACGCGGCGCTGAGCAAGCGTCGGTTTACGTTCCCGTGCGCGAATCGGACATGATCTTCACGGTTGTTGGTGAAGGTTTTGGCTTCTTCGGCGGAACGCTGGTCATCTTTTTGTATTTCTATTTGTTTTACCAGATCCTTTCCGCCGCGATCAAAACAAACAACAAGGCCAATCTTTACATTGCCGTCGCATTTGTCTTCGGTTTGCTGTTTCAAATTTTTGAAAATATCGGTGCGGCGATCGGCATTTTGCCGTTAACAGGAATCCCGTTGCCGATCTTGAGTCAGGGAGGAACATCCTTGATCGTATTAGGCCTAGGCCTAGGAATCATGATGGGCTTCAAAGAAAAATAA